The following are encoded together in the Hemicordylus capensis ecotype Gifberg chromosome 4, rHemCap1.1.pri, whole genome shotgun sequence genome:
- the TMEM167B gene encoding protein kish-B: MANVYSLDGLLVFGLLFVCTCAYFRKVPRLKAWLLSEKRGVWGVFYKAAVIGTRLHAAVAISCIVMAFYVLFIK, translated from the exons ATGGCTAACG tgtATTCCCTGGACGGGCTATTGGTGTTTGGTTTGCTTTTCGTGTGCACCTGCGCCTACTTCCGGAAGGTGCCTCGGCTGAAAGCGTGGCTGCTGTCGGAAAAGCGAGGGGTCTGGGGAGTATTCTACAAAG CTGCGGTGATTGGTACCAGGCTCCATGCGGCAGTAGCAATATCCTGCATTGTCATGGCTTTTTATGTCCTCTTCATAAAATGA
- the CFAP276 gene encoding cilia- and flagella-associated protein 276 isoform X1, with translation MPPTRDPFPLTHYENEVTCTGKARNCQKAPYAVPTHLAQQRDPWNRLHATPTLASIRREVWYMEPEVSRDSLDFNLSSLYNHHEDLLKDKSEVVLHKETISDNHGVLKGLEPVKECAVPPIPRSTSRGLSVRQWVSPVKESIHSTEGAIESPHTAATNSGYSRKENGGIFYH, from the exons ATGCCACCCACCAGAGACCCCTTTCCATTAACCCACTATGAAAACGAAGTGACCTGCACCGGCAAGGCTAGGAACTGCCAG AAAGCCCCCTATGCTGTGCCAACCCATCTTGCCCAACAGCGAGACCCTTGGAATCGACTACATGCAACACCTACATTAGCAAGCATCAGAAGGGAAGTGTGGTACATGGAACCCGAG GTTTCCAGAGACAGCCTGGATTTTAATCTCAGCTCCCTGTACAATCACCACGAAGACCTGCTAAAAGACAAGAGCGAGGTAGTGCTCCATAAAGAGACCATCTCTGATAACCATGG AGTACTGAAAGGTTTAGAGCCTGTGAAAGAATGTGCTGTGCCTCCAATTCCACGTTCTACTTCCAGGGGCCTCTCTGTGAGACAGTGGGTTAGCCCAGTAAAAGAGTCCATCCACAGCACTGAAGGAGCCATTG AAAGCCCTCACACTGCAGCCACCAACAGTGGATACTCCCGCAAGGAGAATGGCGGAATCTTCTATCACTAA
- the CFAP276 gene encoding cilia- and flagella-associated protein 276 isoform X2, protein MEPEVSRDSLDFNLSSLYNHHEDLLKDKSEVVLHKETISDNHGVLKGLEPVKECAVPPIPRSTSRGLSVRQWVSPVKESIHSTEGAIESPHTAATNSGYSRKENGGIFYH, encoded by the exons ATGGAACCCGAG GTTTCCAGAGACAGCCTGGATTTTAATCTCAGCTCCCTGTACAATCACCACGAAGACCTGCTAAAAGACAAGAGCGAGGTAGTGCTCCATAAAGAGACCATCTCTGATAACCATGG AGTACTGAAAGGTTTAGAGCCTGTGAAAGAATGTGCTGTGCCTCCAATTCCACGTTCTACTTCCAGGGGCCTCTCTGTGAGACAGTGGGTTAGCCCAGTAAAAGAGTCCATCCACAGCACTGAAGGAGCCATTG AAAGCCCTCACACTGCAGCCACCAACAGTGGATACTCCCGCAAGGAGAATGGCGGAATCTTCTATCACTAA